Proteins encoded by one window of Chanos chanos chromosome 7, fChaCha1.1, whole genome shotgun sequence:
- the nom1 gene encoding nucleolar MIF4G domain-containing protein 1, which produces MKANKQRRGKGKKHNDKLHKFMVSVNNYVKSHGGGEEATHDQGPRFIKRKSRKELRKEKRKMKKAKMKCHYMGKQHPSIVQVPEPANEAKQGENVKEAKKAKETTKKGSEPPQKSSRKQPENSADGVREKLKRKNDSKKVSFKEPKKAKMEESRKRALLEANVAEDREIKKLERQLGLSKRKNKQTLPQSFTNDGLDYILGILEPGAAATGLYDSDDDMGLAKDQIKNLEDESDAEMESEAEEDDDISEKSEDDSQDYIDDGKKLDTIVEEDEDEENEMNEEEEDDEDGEEEEDELEGGDEEDEELMEEDDEESPAIAGKYIPPHLREAADSKRKAELERLKRTVKGLLNRLSEPNMGSISSQLEELYMNCSRKDMNDTLTDVLLAACVTSSLMPDRLLMEHILLVSVLHHTVGLEVGAHFLETVVRRFDEEYRHTRDDDAGGKECDNLVAMVAHLYNFQVVHSLLIFDLLKRLVDGFTSKDMELVLFLLKNVGFALRKDDPLALKELIAEAQKKASAAGPKFQDQTRVRFMLETMLALKNNDMRKIPGYNPEPVEKLRKLQRSLIHHSSSGSDVKLRVTLQNLLEAEEVGRWWIVGSSWSGAPMIGDQGNKTTPQPVAGSQFSAKVLELARKQRMNTDIRRNIFCVLMTSEDYLDAFEKLLRLGLKDQQERDIVHVLLDCCLQEKSFNAFYAVLGEKFCSHDRRFQMTFQFSLWDKFKDLANLSSSSFSNLVQLVTHFLHRKCLSLSILKAIEFGELDKPKVKFLKQVLIKLLKETEPEDLINIFGRISGIPKLGMLREGLKLFISHFLLKNAQALGTAEQSRLLTERAEVASKAMEARDTKLKL; this is translated from the exons ATGAAGGCTAATAAGCAACGGAGGggtaaagggaaaaaacataACGACAAACTACATAAATTCATGGTTTCTGTGAACAATTATGTGAAGAGTCATGGCGGTGGCGAGGAAGCAACACATGACCAGGGACCTAGATTTATAAAAAGGAAAAGTCGGAAAGAACTGCGCAAGGAGAAGCGAAAGATGAAgaaagcaaaaatgaaatgtcactACATGGGGAAGCAGCATCCCAGCATAGTTCAAGTGCCCGAACCAGCAAATGAAGCGAAGCAGGGCGAAAATGTGAAAGAAGCCAAAAAAGCGAAAGAGACAACGAAGAAGGGTTCTGAACCCCCCCAAAAGTCTTCACGAAAACAACCAGAAAACTCTGCAGACGGCGTCAGAGAGAAgctgaagaggaaaaatgactctaaaaaagtttcatttaaaGAACCAAAGAAGGCTAAAATGGAGGAATCAAGAAAACGTGCTTTGTTAGAGGCGAACGTCGCcgaagacagagaaataaagaaattggAACGACAACTTGGGCTcagcaagagaaaaaacaagcagaCCCTCCCTCAGTCATTCACCAACGATGGACTGGATTATATTTTAGGGATTCTGGAACCAGGAGCGGCGGCGACTGGGCTTTACGATAGTGACGATGATATGGGTCTCGCTAAAGACCAGATCAAGAACTTAGAAGACGAGAGTGATGCTGAGATGGAAAGCGAAGcggaggaagatgatgacatCTCGGAGAAGAGCGAGGATGACAGTCAGGATTATATAGATGACGGGAAAAAATTGGATACGATTgttgaagaagatgaagatgaggagaatgaaatgaatgaagaagaggaagatgatgaggatggtgaggaggaagaggatgaattGGAGGGGGGtgatgaagaagatgaggaaCTAAtggaagaggatgatgaagaa AGCCCTGCTATAGCGGGGAAATACATTCCCCCTCACCTGCGAGAGGCTGCGGACAGCAAACGCAAAGCGGAGCTCGAGAGACTGAAGAGGACTGTCAAAGGCCTGTTGAACAG GTTGAGTGAGCCCAACATGGGGTCTATTAGCAGTCAGTTAGAGGAACTGTACATGAACTGTAGCAGGAAGGACATGAACGACACTCTCACCGACGTCCTGTTGGCCGCCTGCGTCACGTCCTCTCTGATGCCTGACAG GTTGCTAATGGAACACATTCTGTTGGTCAGTGTTCTCCACCACACTGTGGGTCTGGAG gtTGGAGCTCATTTCCTGGAGACGGTGGTCCGCAGGTTTGATGAGGAGTACCGTCATACGAGAGACGATGACGCAGGAGGGAAGGAGTGTGACAACCTGGTGGCTATGGTCGCCCACTTATACAACTTCCAGGTGGTGCATTCCCTGCTCATCTTCGACTTGCTGAAGCGGCTGGTGGACGGTTTTACGTCGAAGGACATGGAGCTGGTGCTGTTCCTGCTGAAGAACGTAGGGTTCGCTCTGAGGAAAGACGACCCTCTCGCCCTCAAAGAGCTTATTGCTGAAGCCCAGAAAAAAGCCAGTGCTGCTGGACCGAAGTTCCAGGATCAGACCAGG GTGCGTTTCATGCTGGAGACCATGCTGGCTCTGAAGAATAATGACATGCGGAAGATTCCAGGTTACAACCCAGAACCTGTGGAGAAACTCAGGAAGCTGCAGAGGAGTCTG ATCCACCACAGCTCCAGTGGCAGTGACGTCAAGCTCAGAGTTACCCTGCAGAACCTCCTGGAGGCTGAGGAGGTGGGACGATGGTGGATAGTGGGGTCCTCCTGGAGTGGGGCGCCCATGATTGGTGACCAGGGTAACAAGACCACCCCTCAGCCTGTTGCAGGGAGCCAG TTCAGTGCTAAAGTGTTGGAGCTGGCCCGTAAGCAGAGGATGAACACAGACATCAGGAGGAACATCTTCTGTGTGCTCATGACCAGTGAGGATTATCTGGATGCCTTTGAGAAGCTTCTCAG aCTGGGGCTGAAGGACCAGCAGGAGCGGGACATAGTTCATGTGTTGTTGGACTGCTGTCTGCAGGAGAAGAGCTTTAATGCTTTCTACGCCGTGCTGGGGGAGAAATTCTGCAGTCACGACAGACGCTTCCAG ATGACCTTCCAGTTCAGCCTATGGGATAAATTTAAAGATCTGGCCAATCTCTCCAGCAGTTCATTCAGTAACCTGGTCCAGCTGGTCACTCACTTCCTACATaggaaatgtctctctctctccattctcaaG GCTATAGAATTTGGTGAGCTGGATAAACCCAAAGTGAAGTTTCTTAAACAGGTCCTCATTAAACTCTTGAAGGAGACGGAACCAGAGGACCTGATCAATATATTTGGAAG AATCTCGGGCATTCCCAAGCTGGGAATGCTGCGGGAAGGCTTGAAGCTTTTTATCAGCCACTTCCTGCTGAAGAACGCTCAGGCACTGGGAACAGCTGAGCAATCCAGACTGCTGACTGAACGGGCAGAGGTCGCCTCCAAAGCCATGGAGGCCCGAGACACTAAACTCAAACTgtaa
- the lmbr1 gene encoding limb region 1 protein homolog isoform X3 gives MEEDDVTIREQNFHSQVREYIICFLLFAVLYIVSYCIITRYKKKSDDHEDEDAVVNRISLYLCTFTLAVSGGAVLLLPFSIVSNEILLSLPKNYYIQWLNGSLIHGLWNLVSLFSNLCLFVLMPFAYFFLESEGFAGSKKGIKARVLETFVMLFLLGLLILGIVWVASALIDNDAASMESLYDLWEFYLPYLYSCISLMGGLLLLMCTPVGLSRMFTVMGQLLVKPTILEDLDEQIYCIQLQEEALERRLNGIGSNSHYHGNCQHLYKELDNIRNQRSKLERRKKASGWEKNLLYPIVMLILLAGTALSVMFVALNIVYLLLDETALPKGSTDKGIRSASASTSFGVVQAIVEILLMFYLMVSSVVGFYSLRVFQGLTPRKDDTTMTTIIGCCVSILVLSSALPVMSRTLGLDKLNLSNSPTDPESGKHSANGHQKTL, from the exons ATGGAAGAAGACGATGTTACCATCAGAGAGCAGAATTTCCATAGTCAAGTTCGCGAGTACATC ATCTGTTTCCTCCTATTTGCAGTGCTGTACATTGTGTCTTACTGCATCATAACCCGATACAAGAAGAAAAGTG ATGATCATGAAGATGAGGATGCTGTCGTCAACAGAATATC TCTGTACCTGTGTACGTTCACACTGGCCGTGTCTGGAGGGGCAGTGCTCCTCTTGCCCTTCTCCATAGTCAGTAATGAGATTCTGCTTTCCCTCCCTAAAAACTACTACATACAGTGGCTCAATGGATCCCTCATCCATG GCCTGTGGAACCTGGTATCTCTCTTCTccaatctctgtctgtttgtgctcATGCCATTTGCATATTTCTTCTTGGAGTCTGAGGGATTTGCCGGGTCCAAAAAG GGCATTAAGGCTCGTGTGCTGGAGACATTCGTGATGCTGTTCCTGCTGGGTTTACTCATCCTGGGCATCGTGTGGGTGGCATCAGCACTCATCGACAACGACGCAGCCAGCATGGAGTCTCTCTATG ATCTGTGGGAGTTTTATCTTCCATATCTGTACTCCTGCATCTCTCTCATGGGAGGCCTGCTGTTACTCA tGTGTACGCCAGTAGGGCTCTCGCGGATGTTCACAGTGATGGGCCAGTTACTTGTGAAGCCAACA ATTCTAGAAGATCTAGATGAACAAATCTACTGTATCCAGCTACAGGAAGAGGCTCTGGAGCGGAGGCTGAATG GCATAGGCTCTAACTCTCACTACCACGGAAACTGCCAGCACCTTTATAAGGAACTGGACAATATTCGAAACCAGAGGAGCAAACTGG agaggaggaagaaagccTCAGGTTGGGAGAAGAATCTGCTCTACCCCATTGTGATGTTGATTCTCCTGGCTGGCACA GCGCTCTCTGTCATGTTTGTGGCTCTGAACATCGTGTACCTGCTGCTGGATGAGACAGCGCTGCCCAAAGGATCGACG GACAAGGGGATTCGAAGCGCATCTGCGTCCACTTCGTTTGGGGTCGTCCAGGCAATCGTTGAAATTCTCCTCATGTT CTACCTGATGGTCTCGTCTGTGGTGGGTTTCTATAGCTTACGTGTTTTCCAGGGGCTGACGCCCAGAAAGGATGACACCACCATGACAACg ATCATCGGATGCTGTGTGTCTATCCTGGTCCTGAGCTCAGCTCTGCCCGTCATGTCCAGAACCCTCG